One window of the Trypanosoma brucei gambiense DAL972 chromosome 3, complete sequence genome contains the following:
- a CDS encoding cysteine peptidase, Clan CA, family C19,putative: MPPPFSITQEACAHCWDESAVTTPHHQSAVHKEECAYCCRTCMHNGGVLVCMCCHIALCEVHVRKHVSLRSNHAMYVWLKECPQKEDDAPRDVNKLGVVLPKEYESAICCALCSLTFSSPPELLEGCYQSILNATSTGAQGAIDANEEQFTRPQCPHLVCLEQQPSPFSPAPSHMETCVVAGCGCQTDNWMCVTCGAVGCPRPEVGGRGHALEHHNTTQHPVVVKLGTITPSGADFYCYSCDDEVSDVHFEAHMKHFGIDVKTSKKTAKTFGEIQYDYWSQFDFNRITESGETLVPVFGPGRTGMRNFGNTCYMNCVLQCLMSLEVFKEAFYAGRDTRHQNACRENPYKCRSCQVERVASGLLSGEFSISDNDEPNGITAREFKQVFAEGHPEFSTSEQQDAQEYFLYLLEEMRRYVKPSCVDAKQNRHPVDIFKMKLENRVECSSCRKVRYTYESDCCLSLPIPLGTAERRSACNRKLTEEEIEASRPRTSLEACITSLMKTIEVDCSCSACGNQVTYNETVRVATFPDVLAVYLRRAHFDAETMTVTKRDVFVEVPEEVDLEYLRGKGLQSGEVEMPSNERELRHKPVSAALTPVDEMALATLLSMGVDEKIAKYALQQTGMNVERALDYVFSRNDIEGEIARAEGSEGQLVSRGNVTAPEVDGPASYRLHAMISHMGASAKTGHYVCHIRDEETGKWLLFNDEKVAESKQPPFALASLYFYKRKRVSN; this comes from the coding sequence ATGCCGCCTCCCTTTTCTATAACTCAGGAGGCATGTGCCCATTGCTGGGATGAATCGGCTGTTACAACTCCGCATCATCAGTCCGCCGTTCACAAGGAGGAGTGCGCTTACTGCTGCCGGACATGCATGCACAATGGAGGTGTTTTGgtgtgcatgtgttgccatatCGCCCTCTGTGAAGTGCACGTGAGGAAGCACGTTTCACTGCGCTCGAACCATGCGATGTACGTATGGCTGAAGGAGTGTCCCCAGAAGGAGGATGATGCACCGAGGGATGTGAACAAACTTGGCGTTGTACTCCCAAAAGAATATGAGAGCGCCATCTGCTGCGCCCTGTGCTCACTCACGTTCTCGTCGCCCCCCGAGTTGCTTGAGGGATGCTACCAGAGTATCTTGAATGCCACCTCCACAGGAGCGCAGGGAGCCATAGACGCAAATGAAGAGCAGTTTACTCGGCCTCAGTGTCCACATTTGGTATGTCTCGAGCAGCAACCTAGCCCATTCTCACCGGCGCCGAGCCACATGGAGACTTGTGTTGTTGCGGGTTGTGGTTGTCAGACGGATAATTGGATGTGCGTGACCTGTGGGGCAGTTGGTTGCCCGCGACCTGAAGTAGGTGGCAGGGGACATGCACTGGAACACCACAACACCACGCAACACCCTGTTGTGGTCAAACTTGGCACGATAACTCCGTCAGGCGCAGACTTCTACTGTTATTCTTGCGATGATGAAGTATCCGATGTGCACTTTGAGGCCCATATGAAGCACTTCGGCATAGATgtgaaaacatcaaaaaaaactgcaaaaACTTTCGGAGAGATACAGTACGATTATTGGTCGCAATTTGACTTCAACCGGATTACGGAAAGTGGGGAAACTCTTGTTCCAGTTTTCGGCCCTGGAAGAACCGGGATGCGAAACTTCGGCAACACGTGCTACATGAACTGCGTTTTACAGTGTCTAATGTCGCTAGAGGTCTTTAAAGAGGCGTTCTACGCCGGCCGCGACACACGGCACCAGAATGCCTGTAGAGAAAACCCCTACAAGTGTCGTAGTTGCCAGGTGGAGCGCGTTGCCAGCGGCCTGCTTTCCGGTGAATTTTCCATAAGTGACAATGATGAGCCCAACGGTATAACGGCACGTGAGTTTAAGCAAGTTTTCGCGGAGGGGCATCCCGAATTCAGCACCAGTGAGCAGCAGGACGCCCAGGAGTACTTTTTATATCTATTGGAGGAAATGCGCCGCTACGTCAAACCCTCATGTGTCGACGCGAAGCAAAACCGGCACCCGGTTGATATTTTTAAGATGAAGTTGGAGAATCGTGTTGAGTGTAGCTCTTGCCGCAAGGTACGTTACACGTATGAGTCAGACTGTTGTCTTTCGCTCCCCATCCCCCTGGGTACCGCAGAGCGGAGGTCTGCTTGTAACCGCAAACTCACGGAAGAAGAAATTGAGGCAAGTCGTCCTCGGACCTCGCTGGAAGCCTGTATAACATCTTTGATGAAAACCATTGAAGTAGACTGCAGCTGTAGTGCGTGCGGGAACCAGGTCACCTACAACGAAACTGTACGCGTGGCGACGTTTCCGGATGTTCTCGCAGTTTACCTCCGTCGGGCACACTTCGACGCGGAGACAATGACAGTGACGAAGCGGGATGTGTTTGTAGAGGTACCGGAGGAAGTTGACTTGGAGTATCTTCGTGGAAAGGGACTACAGAGCGGTGAAGTGGAAATGCCTTCCAATGAGCGGGAACTGCGACACAAGCCGGTTTCCGCAGCGCTCACGCCGGTGGACGAGATGGCGCTCGCTACACTGCTTAGCATGGGTGTTGATGAAAAAATTGCAAAATACGCGCTGCAGCAGACAGGCATGAACGTGGAGAGGGCACTTGATTACGTGTTCAGCCGCAACGACATTGAGGGGGAAATCGCAAGGGCCGAGGGCTCTGAAGGTCAATTGGTTTCCCGCGGGAATGTCACTGCACCCGAGGTTGATGGACCGGCAAGCTACCGATTGCACGCCATGATAAGTCACATGGGAGCCAGTGCCAAGACGGGACACTATGTATGCCATATACGGGATGAAGAAACAGGGAAATGGTTGTTGTTTAATGACGAAAAGGTGGCGGAGTCAAAGCAGCCACCCTTTGCCTTGGCATCTCTTTACTTttacaagagaaaaagggtTTCTAATTAG
- a CDS encoding dynamin, putative: MERLISVVNDLHDAFANVKMNIKLNLPQIAVVGSQSAGKSSVLEAIVGKDFLPRGSGIVTRCPLVLQLVQLPRSNKDEWGEFLHRPNKKFFDFSEINEEIQNRTTEVAGHSAITDKPINLKIYSSHVLNLTLVDLPGLVMNAVGDQPKDIDRQIKSMVTRYISPSNTIILAISPANADLATSSSLQIAKQLDPEGLRTLGVLTKLDLMDRGTNAYDILTGKVLPLRHGFVGVVNRSQHDINTSKGMQAARDDEKEFFRNHPAYASIADTQGTEYLTQKLNGLLLEHIKMVIPELKSHVDKLLDDTRKQMERLGMREQDNIDPGASMLALIKVFCDTLSHTIDGGASDASKELLGGARLDYIFHECFSTYVNGISAKNDLTDEYIRINARNMAGMHASLFPSDHVFVALAKQQIGRLEDPSLKCVQFTYEELIKIIDACSIKLERFPKLKQAVVDICREALNEFRAPTVEHVKTIIAAERGFINVKHPLMEDLVQRSFIKIFGGNAQESKEEGGNENDKDKGKAKVSKDKGVKGLIESAVSQGEKSNMGAVPSSIKLNGKMSTHEQYINDAIREMVEGYFAVVKSNVADQVPKAITLLMITKLREDVYARLVRKLYSERTVGELLAEPPQIAQQRSATTAMMTALTKARTVLDSVREFALI; encoded by the coding sequence ATGGAGCGACTCATCTCGGTCGTCAATGACCTACACGATGCCTTTGCAAATGTCAAGATGAACATCAAGCTTAACCTCCCACAGATTGCTGTTGTGGGAAGTCAGAGTGCCGGCAAAAGCAGTGTGCTGGAGGCTATTGTCGGTAAGGATTTCCTTCCTCGTGGTTCAGGCATTGTGACACGGTGCCCACTGGTTTTGCAGCTGGTACAGTTACCAAGGTCAAACAAGGATGAATGGGGTGAGTTTCTCCACAGACCCAATAAGAagttttttgatttttctgAGATCAATGAGGAGATTCAGAACCGTACAACGGAAGTTGCTGGACACTCCGCTATTACGGATAAGCCTATTAATCTCAAGATTTACTCATCCCATGTGCTTAACCTGACACTTGTCGATCTTCCCGGGCTCGTGATGAACGCCGTTGGTGACCAACCAAAAGATATCGATCGGCAGATCAAGAGTATGGTAACGCGTTACATCTCTCCTTCAAACACAATTATTCTTGCGATATCTCCTGCAAACGCTGACTTGGCCACGAGCTCTTCGCTCCAGATAGCCAAGCAGTTGGATCCCGAAGGACTGAGGACCCTTGGGGTGTTAACGAAACTGGACCTTATGGATCGCGGCACTAATGCGTACGACATCCTTACTGGGAAGGTTTTGCCTCTTCGACACGGCTTCGTTGGTGTCGTTAACCGCAGCCAACATGATATAAATACATCAAAGGGGATGCAAGCGGCTCGTGACGATGAAAAGGAATTTTTTCGCAACCACCCGGCATATGCGTCCATTGCTGACACACAGGGCACAGAGTACCTGACACAGAAGTTAAATGGTCTCTTGCTCGAGCACATCAAGATGGTTATTCCAGAGTTAAAGAGTCATGTAGACAAGCTCTTGGATGATACAAGGAAACAGATGGAGAGGCTTGGTATGCGTGAGCAAGACAATATCGATCCTGGTGCTAGCATGCTAGCATTAATCAAAGTGTTTTGCGACACACTCAGCCACACAATTGATGGCGGTGCATCGGATGCTTCTAAGGAACTGCTTGGTGGCGCCCGCCTTGACTATATATTCCATGAATGTTTCTCTACATATGTTAACGGCATCAGTGCGAAGAATGACCTTACCGACGAGTATATTCGCATTAATGCGCGGAACATGGCTGGTATGCACGCGTCCCTGTTTCCATCAGATCACGTGTTTGTTGCACTTGCAAAACAGCAGATCGGACGCTTGGAGGATCCGTCACTCAAGTGCGTGCAATTTACGTACGAGGAACTCATAAAGATCATCGACGCCTGCTCAATCAAGTTGGAGCGCTTCCCCAAACTGAAGCAGGCTGTTGTGGATATATGCCGTGAGGCGCTGAATGAATTCCGTGCGCCCACGGTAGAGCATGTTAAAACAATCATTGCTGCTGAACGTGGTTTCATCAATGTGAAACATCCACTGATGGAGGATCTTGTGCAGCGATCGTTCATCAAAATATTTGGTGGCAATGCCCAAGAGtcaaaggaagaaggtggTAATGAAAATGATAAAGATAAGGGTAAGGCGAAGGTGAGCAAGGATAAAGGTGTCAAAGGACTGATAGAATCTGCCGTCTCTCAAGGGGAGAAATCCAACATGGGTGCCGTACCATCTTCCATCAAGTTGAACGGTAAAATGTCAACGCATGAACAGTATATCAACGATGCAATTCGTGAGATGGTGGAGGGCTACTTTGCTGTCGTGAAGAGTAATGTTGCTGATCAGGTACCGAAAGCGATCACTCTTCTCATGATAACTAAGTTGCGTGAGGATGTGTATGCCAGGTTGGTGCGAAAACTGTATTCTGAAAGGACCGTTGGAGAGTTGCTTGCGGAGCCACCACAAATTGCTCAGCAACGAAGCGCCACCACGGCGATGATGACTGCTTTAACGAAGGCGCGTACCGTCCTTGACAGTGTTCGAGAGTTTGCTCTTATTTAG
- a CDS encoding T. brucei spp.-specific protein: MEIPGVFSDIPRWEYSSPIYGNPQPLVAAMPTAQAAPFALLQQQMAVWPPAAAPAAVALLPSAHIGSTSELITPLSATFPQCVMLVSPTQGTFDTSFPETVMAREFTTPPVQPVYGVVPTGDNFGAVSREFSAFLRGEHCSYSTGQCSPSGNVISKGDRVVSVRNFSCILGSSHEKDVVGDTAIPPLAQTRPRPCHIPRHLLSSATSNSCFYYQNRYGRDGFGRAESAATSTMRELPNDIF, translated from the coding sequence ATGGAGATTCCCGGTGTATTTTCAGACATACCACGCTGGGAGTACAGCAGCCCGATCTACGGCAACCCACAACCACTGGTCGCGGCAATGCCCACGGCTCAGGCTGCGCCATTTGcgttactgcagcaacaAATGGCTGTGTGgccaccagcagcagccCCGGCTGCTGTGGCGCTCCTGCCCAGTGCCCATATTGGCTCAACCTCAGAACTGATAACTCCCCTGAGCGCCACCTTCCCTCAGTGCGTAATGTTGGTAAGTCCAACGCAGGGGACGTTTGATACCTCCTTCCCCGAGACTGTGATGGCCAGGGAGTTTACCACCCCACCGGTGCAACCTGTCTACGGTGTTGTTCCTACCGGGGACAACTTTGGGGCAGTGTCGAGAGAATTCTCAGCCTTCCTGCGGGGAGAGCATTGCTCGTACTCCACGGGACAGTGCTCTCCCAGTGGGAATGTGATTTCCAAGGGTGATCGCGTAGTGAGTGTTCGCAACTTCAGCTGCATTCTTGGTTCCAGCCACGAAAAGGACGTGGTGGGTGACACGGCTATTCCACCCCTTGCACAGACGCGGCCCCGACCCTGCCATATTCCCCGGCATCTTTTGTCCTCGGCAACCTCTAATTCATGTTTTTACTACCAAAACCGCTATGGTCGGGATGGCTTCGGGCGTGCTGAGTCAGCCGCTACCTCCACGATGAGGGAGCTACCCAACgatatattttaa
- a CDS encoding enoyl-CoA hydratase, mitochondrial precursor,putative, translated as MLRSCALLRSATEAVVKCSQRGAVLTLTLNRPAQLNALNKDLLCALAESVSKYDADPSVSVIIITGEGKAFCAGADVKAMSSKSFVDFYKDDMLRGIDTVANAKKPVIAAVNGFALGGGCELVMSCDIVVASEKATFGQPEVKIGTIPGAGGTQRLARLIGKSKAMEWVLTGQQYTAEEAERAGLVSRVVKHEELTTATMSVAEKITLNSCLITSLAKDCVNRGFEATLSEGLNYERRIFQATFATADQKEGMRAFLEKRKPFFTNS; from the coding sequence ATGTTACGCTCCTGTGCACTTTTACGTTCTGCAACGGAGGCTGTCGTTAAGTGCTCTCAGAGAGGAGCTGTGTTGACGCTGACACTTAACAGACCCGCTCAACTTAATGCACTTAACAAGGATTTGTTATGCGCGCTAGCTGAAAGCGTGTCGAAGTACGATGCGGATCCGTCGGTGTCGGTCATCATCATTACCGGTGAGGGTAAAGCCTTCTGTGCCGGTGCTGATGTGAAGGCAATGTCAAGTAAAAGTTTTGTTGACTTTTATAAGGACGACATGCTTCGCGGTATCGACACTGTAGCTAATGCTAAGAAACCAGTTATTGCCGCGGTCAACGGTTTCGCTTTGGGCGGCGGATGTGAACTTGTCATGTCTTGCGATATCGTTGTAGCCAGCGAAAAGGCGACCTTCGGACAACCCGAAGTTAAAATTGGAACAATTCCGGGCGCTGGCGGTACACAACGGCTTGCGCGGCTAATTGGTAAAAGTAAAGCGATGGAATGGGTGCTGACGGGACAACAGTATACTGCAGAAGAGGCGGAGCGCGCTGGTTTGGTTTCCCGTGTTGTGAAGCATGAGGAACTTACCACGGCAACTATGTCAGTCGCTGAAAAAATTACGTTGAACAGCTGCTTAATAACTTCCCTTGCGAAAGATTGTGTCAATAGGGGGTTTGAAGCAACACTGAGCGAGGGCCTAAATTACGAGCGACGGATATTCCAGGCTACATTTGCCACAGCTGACCAAAAGGAAGGTATGCGTGCCTTCctggagaaaaggaaaccgTTCTTCACCAATTCGTAG
- a CDS encoding protein kinase, putative translates to MKRKGIALDLVAVEKTQHDLQSYQIKNNNCLQLRAFLLNESGMFTTDGRKILGSVTKEDIDCTSRRIIGRGASGTVRFARLKDGTPVALKHIPITSKLHRDEVDRELSFFSSQSNSPFVMKNLGAFWDSEEGAIVIPMEWMAYTLKDMSYFWEGIEETILRDIFFQVVSGLVYLHDTKRVIHRDLKPSNLLIRDDGYVKISDFGVSKLVQTLDVSSTYVGTMYFMAPERLEQTVYSFSSDIWSLGLTVIATVTGKNPWAPPDEMNLFQLLGKIAGETTPSLPEKPVYSEEARDFIKKCLVRDPQERPSAAELLKHPFFEGCTEELAVKNVKMAVEHMTHLINNDAKKTEDLKRSQEDVAKEVNIKLEMLGVL, encoded by the coding sequence atgaaaaggaaggggattGCGTTAGATCTTGTGGCAGTGGAAAAAACCCAGCATGACTTGCAATCGTATCAAATAAAGAATAATAACTGCCTTCAGTTGCGGGCATTCTTGCTTAATGAGTCGGGTATGTTTACTACAGATGGGAGGAAAATACTTGGGAGTGTGACGAAAGAAGATATCGATTGCACATCACGCAGAATTATTGGCCGGGGCGCAAGCGGCACCGTTCGATTCGCGAGGCTTAAAGACGGAACCCCCGTTGCGCTGAAGCACATACCAATAACATCAAAGTTACACCGAGATGAAGTAGATCGGGAATTATCCTTCTTCAGTTCACAGTCCAACTCCCCCTTTGTCATGAAGAATCTGGGGGCGTTTTGGGATTCGGAGGAAGGTGCCATTGTGATACCCATGGAGTGGATGGCTTACACCCTAAAGGATATGAGCTACTTCTGGGAGGGCATAGAGGAAACCATATTGCgagatattttttttcaggtTGTATCTGGTCTCGTATACCTCCATGACACAAAGCGCGTTATTCATAGGGATCTAAAACCAAGCAATCTGCTTATTCGTGACGACGGATATGTTAAGATTAGTGACTTTGGGGTTTCGAAGCTGGTGCAAACGCTTGATGTATCTTCAACCTACGTAGGGACAATGTATTTTATGGCCCCCGAACGCCTGGAGCAAACCGTTTACAGCTTCAGTAGTGATATATGGTCTCTGGGTCTTACAGTGATCGCCACGGTGACGGGGAAGAACCCGTGGGCTCCCCCAGATGAGATGAACTTGTTCCAGCTGCTAGGGAAAATAGCGGGTGAAACTACCCCATCCTTACCGGAAAAGCCGGTGTACTCTGAAGAAGCCCGAGATTTCATCAAGAAATGTCTCGTTCGGGATCCACAGGAACGACCATCAGCCGCCGAGTTATTGAAACACCCCTTCTTTGAAGGCTGTACTGAAGAACTGGCCGTTAAAAATGTCAAAATGGCCGTAGAGCATATGACTCACCTTATCAACAATGATGcaaagaaaacagaggaCCTGAAGCGCAGCCAAGAAGACGTCGCAAAGGAAGTGAACATAAAATTGGAAATGCTAGGTGTTCTGTAG
- a CDS encoding acyltransferase, putative: protein MAIVVTILGLLLAAALFMGFWYLLRERRCPVIVMRLWFVSCLVTVVIVLYLLCLPIRIARYNKWVSRQQGANIACWLSCLLMGKVLWFLSPHIHIKIMEGSLDPHGIHHSGVMCSCHTSFFDTILFTQLIPLSYMRNVKAFAKRSLWSLPFMGKVIDTCGHLPVYFTSTGGSFAVDKEKQALVAEEADEFVNAGGNLCVFPEGALNRTPETLKDFRLGTFAMITKHRSRLYYMVHNGCHEVWPPAMNEIPGFPADVYVCFGEYKYNEDSTAEDISQGLREVMQKHVNRILLLRQQARNASTEKAT from the coding sequence ATGGCGATCGTCGTGACGATACTGGGGCTACTTTTAGCTGCAGCTCTTTTTATGGGGTTCTGGTACCTCCTGCGCGAGCGGCGCTGCCCGGTGATAGTCATGCGGTTGTGGTTCGTGTCTTGTCTCGTAACTGTAGTGATAGTACTCTACCTTCTGTGCCTACCCATTCGTATTGCGCGCTACAATAAGTGGGTAAGCAGGCAACAAGGTGCAAACATAGCTTGTTGGCTTTCTTGTCTCCTTATGGGGAAAGTGCTGTGGTTTCTTTCGCCTCACATCCACATCAAGATCATGGAAGGTTCCCTCGATCCTCACGGCATTCACCACAGTGGTGTGATGTGCTCTTGCCACACATCCTTCTTCGATACAATTCTGTTTACACAGCTCATCCCTTTGAGCTACATGAGGAATGTGAAAGCGTTTGCAAAAAGGTCGCTGTGGAGTTTGCCGTTCATGGGCAAAGTTATCGATACGTGTGGACACCTGCCCGTTTACTTTACCTCAACCGGGGGCAGCTTCGCTGTGGACAAGGAGAAGCAGGCGTTGGTAGCAGAAGAGGCTGACGAGTTCGTAAACGCAGGGGGAAACCTTTGCGTATTTCCAGAGGGTGCCCTAAACCGAACACCAGAGACACTAAAGGACTTCCGCCTCGGTACGTTCGCAATGATAACGAAGCACCGGTCACGACTTTATTATATGGTGCACAACGGCTGCCATGAAGTTTGGCCACCTGCGATGAATGAAATCCCGGGATTCCCCGCGGACGTGTACGTATGTTTCGGCGAGTACAAGTACAACGAGGATTCAACAGCGGAGGATATCTCTCAGGGGCTGCGTGAGGTTATGCAGAAGCATGTGAACAGGATTTTGTTGCTTCGGCAGCAGGCGAGGAATGCCTCCACGGAAAAAGCTACCTAA
- a CDS encoding aminopeptidase, putative — protein MPTLPSDAANTVKLRNPFVPVSYDLHVSVDLAGWKYDGKETIVLRRAADVEGSKELQLHYNSTMVIHEVCGATIVGHNQEASTLQLQLSGETAEEYTVTFSYTQEIREEMRGFYRVCFKTGDGTEHRMAATHFEPTAARCFYICQDEPAARADFKLRVSLPCDMENYTVLSNGPLRAKKVESNVVTYDFEMVPAVPPYLTACFVGELEHIGTTTCGIPIRVYTVPGKLQRAAFALRTTAFALEYFEKFFDCKYPLPKLDVVAVPDFPIGGMENWGCIACVEAILVDEETSSVAALKGAAELICHEVSHNWFGNLVTVNWWEGLWLKEGFASWCGYDAAHQLQPAWRANEDANASVASALISDMYEHSHPVEVPICDPAEITQIFDAISYDKGMGLVHMLEAFLGEKWASSVAHYIKKHRYGATTTKQLWEALEESSGVPLTEAMDSFTTQMGFPLVHVSRPSSGVVILRQEPCQFASATERRSTLWCVPVVLEGANGTSHRVALRGSGEQRVDLPKELAQSPWINANPRRRGFFRCRYDEASFSSLLGAYKSLTIPDRCGLIADTLASVYMGNDDVERLSILRCVLTERELNAGVWQEYYHDMNDFLGFVEDGNVRRELRHNLMYQIMVVATKLVSTEPCTAEERLQRAFFINACISTALHCLSAKEALALPAVEWALKEADAYLGGSTYTADTLTMSLAAYIRLGPGETSARAQTVWNRFAEAHDNVELCRSLLRAVCYAEDAEFVEGIAKRCIYNDGIRSQYGGVIFSAMAGSPSLPNGYVWSLFKKHFQGIEKQWGSGTFRIQAIVEAVGSSLTGEAYAKEFDEFFRLNPLPHARLAVHRAVERIRMSGWLQSRWGCGQKLSYLFFPR, from the coding sequence ATGCCAACTCTCCCCTCAGATGCCGCGAATACGGTGAAGTTACGTAACCCCTTCGTCCCTGTGTCCTACGACTTGCACGTCAGCGTAGACCTCGCAGGTTGGAAGTACGatgggaaggaaacaattgTACTGCGAAGGGCGGCTGATGTGGAAGGATCAAAGGAGCTGCAGTTGCATTACAACTCAACGATGGTTATTCACGAGGTGTGTGGGGCGACAATTGTGGGGCACAACCAAGAGGCCAGCACCTTGCAGTTGCAGCTGAGTGGTGAAACTGCGGAGGAGTACACGGTGACGTTCAGCTACACGCAAGAAATTCGAGAGGAAATGAGGGGCTTTTACCGTGTGTGCTTCAAAACTGGTGACGGCACGGAGCACCGCATGGCTGCTACGCATTTTGAGCCGACAGCAGCGCGCTGCTTTTACATCTGTCAGGACGAGCCGGCAGCCCGTGCAGACTTCAAGCTCCGTGTGTCCCTTCCGTGCGACATGGAAAACTACACGGTGCTGTCGAACGGTCCGCTCCGTGCGAAGAAGGTGGAGTCCAATGTCGTGACCTATGATTTTGAGATGGTGCCCGCAGTGCCTCCATATCTCACCGCGTGTTTCGTGGGGGAACTGGAACACATCGGTACCACAACCTGTGGCATACCGATAAGGGTCTACACAGTACCTGGAAAGCTGCAGCGCGCAGCATTCGCACTCCGCACTACCGCCTTTGCATTGGAGTACTTCGAGAAGTTCTTTGATTGCAAGTACCCCCTACCCAAGTTAGATGTCGTCGCCGTACCGGACTTTCCAATCGGGGGGATGGAAAACTGGGGTTGCATTGCCTGCGTGGAGGCCATTTTGGTGGATGAAGAAACGTCCAGTGTTGCAGCACTGAAGGGTGCCGCGGAGTTGATCTGCCACGAGGTGTCGCACAACTGGTTTGGCAACCTGGTGACCGTCAACTGGTGGGAAGGACTATGGCTGAAGGAGGGATTTGCCTCGTGGTGTGGCTATGACGCTGCCCACCAATTACAGCCGGCATGGAGGGCCAACGAGGACGCCAACGCAAGTGTGGCGAGCGCACTGATAAGTGACATGTACGAGCACAGTCATCCTGTGGAAGTTCCCATCTGCGATCCCGCGGAGATTACTCAGATATTCGACGCGATTAGCTACGACAAGGGGATGGGTCTGGTGCACATGCTAGAGGCGTTCCTAGGCGAGAAGTGGGCATCTTCGGTGGCCCATTACATCAAAAAGCATCGCTATGGCGCAACAACGACGAAACAACTGTGGGAGGCACTGGAAGAGTCCTCTGGGGTCCCACTGACGGAGGCGATGGATTCTTTCACAACACAGATGGGTTTCCCTCTTGTCCACGTCAGCCGCCCATCGTCTGGCGTAGTTATACTGCGCCAAGAGCCTTGTCAATTTGCCTCTGCGACTGAGCGGAGGAGTACTctatggtgtgtgcctgtggTGTTGGAAGGCGCCAATGGGACCAGCCACCGTGTCGCCTTGCGGGGGAGCGGGGAACAGCGTGTGGATCTCCCTAAAGAGCTCGCTCAGTCGCCCTGGATTAACGCAAACCCGCGGAGGCGAGGCTTCTTTCGTTGCAGATACGATGAAGCAAGCTTCTCGTCATTGTTGGGGGCATACAAGTCTCTTACCATCCCTGACCGTTGTGGTTTGATTGCAGACACACTGGCGTCCGTGTACATGGGAAATGATGACGTGGAGCGTTTGTCTATCCTCCGGTGCGTCCTCACAGAGCGAGAGTTGAATGCGGGAGTGTGGCAGGAGTACTACCACGATATGAATGACTTCCTTGGATTCGTGGAAGATGGCAACGTGCGGCGGGAGCTGCGACACAATCTAATGTACCAGATTATGGTTGTGGCGACGAAGCTTGTTTCGACAGAACCGTGTACGGCAGAGGAGCGCCTGCAGCGTGCCTTCTTTATCAACGCATGCATTTCCACGGCACTTCATTGCCTGTCTGCAAAGGAGGCACTCGCGCTGCCAGCAGTTGAGTGGGCACTGAAGGAAGCAGATGCTTATCTGGGAGGGTCGACGTATACCGCCGACACGCTTACCATGTCCCTGGCAGCGTATATACGCTTAGGACCCGGGGAAACTTCGGCACGTGCGCAGACTGTGTGGAATCGGTTTGCGGAGGCTCATGACAACGTAGAGTTATGCCGCTCGTTGCTGCGAGCCGTCTGCTATGCCGAGGATGCCGAATTTGTCGAGGGTATTGCGAAGCGCTGTATCTATAACGACGGTATCCGGTCACAGTATGGTGGTGTGATATTTTCTGCGATGGCGGGAAGCCCCTCTCTTCCAAATGGCTATGTCTGGTCGCTGTTCAAGAAGCACTTCCAGGGAATCGAGAAGCAGTGGGGAAGCGGAACGTTTCGGATTCAGGCCATCGTGGAAGCTGTTGGCTCTTCACTCACGGGTGAAGCATATGCTAAGGAGTTCGACGAATTCTTCCGATTGAATCCGCTTCCTCATGCGCGACTGGCCGTGCACCGAGCTGTGGAGCGCATAAGGATGAGCGGCTGGTTACAGAGCCGGTGGGGATGTGGACAAAAGCTCTCCTACCTGTTCTTTCCGCGGTGA